The sequence below is a genomic window from Actinokineospora baliensis.
CGGCGGTGATCACGGAGTCCGCGAGCTGCCCGCACGGATCGACGGCGACCAGCGTGTTGTCCGCGAGATCCAGCCGCGGCGCGTCGTCGCGGATCTTGGCGAGGGCGGACTCGAGCAGGGCCCGACCCGGCGTGCACAGGTCGCCCTTGTCGCGGCGGCCCGCCTGCACGGTGATGCCGCGGTTGGGGTTGGTCTCGGTGATCGCGGTGAGGAAGCAGGCCGTCTTGTCGTCCAGTTCGGACTTGACGAACGGCAACCCCTCGATCTCGGCGTCGGGCTCCGGCTGGCCGATGGTGGGTTCGCCGATGGACAGGGTGAGGTTGAGCTCCTCGCCGTCCTTGTCCTTCATGTAGTTCGAGCACTGGGAGAAGTCGCGCAACCGGCTCTCCGCGGGCTCACCCAGCGGCTTGAGCGCGGCGTTGTCCATCAGACCGCACGGGTTGATCCCACGCAGGTTGTCCGGGTCGAACGCGTCGACCGGCGACGGCGAGCTGGTGCTGGTGCTGGTGGCCAGCCCGGAAGTGGCGGGCACGGTGCTGCGCGCGGTGCTCGATTTGGACAG
It includes:
- a CDS encoding DUF3558 family protein, producing MRGLLRLVAAGTVLVLAAGCGADLSKSSTARSTVPATSGLATSTSTSSPSPVDAFDPDNLRGINPCGLMDNAALKPLGEPAESRLRDFSQCSNYMKDKDGEELNLTLSIGEPTIGQPEPDAEIEGLPFVKSELDDKTACFLTAITETNPNRGITVQAGRRDKGDLCTPGRALLESALAKIRDDAPRLDLADNTLVAVDPCGQLADSVITAAVGPDTRKRPSGAHVCSWNGGGMSLMLTFRIGPRPEAIADAAKSVPINLGGVTGQQRAEADGGRCRLEWAHADYPGDKERAEVVAIDLSRYSGSGAGEDLCAKAQAVAKALIPKLPKR